The following are encoded together in the Osmia lignaria lignaria isolate PbOS001 chromosome 13, iyOsmLign1, whole genome shotgun sequence genome:
- the Actn gene encoding alpha actinin isoform X3, producing the protein MNDMEAYGDGYMEPEEEWEREGLLDPAWEKQQKKTFTAWCNSHLRKAGTAIESIEEDFRNGLKLMLLLEVISGETLPRPDRGKMRFHKIANVNKALDYIASKGVKLVSIGAEEIVDGNLKMTLGMIWTIILRFAIQDISVEEMTAKEGLLLWCQRKTAPYKNVNVQNFHLSFKDGLAFCALIHRHRPDLIDYNKLSKDNPLENLNTAFDVAEKYLDIPRMLDPDDLINTPKPDERAIMTYVSCYYHAFQGAQQVNMRTTAKPDERAVMTYVSSYYHCFSGAQKAETAANRICKVLKVNQENERLMEEYERLASDLLEWIRRTMPWLASRQTDNSLAGCQKKLEEYRTYRRKHKPPRVEQKAKLETNFNTLQTKLRLSNRPAYMPTEGKMVSDINKAWKGLELAEKSFEEWLLSEMMRLERLEHLAQKFKHKADAHEEWTAGKEEMLTSQHFRQCKLNELKALKKKHEAFESDLAAHQDRVEQIAAIAQELNTLEYHDSASVNARCQRICDQWDRLGTLTQRRRQALDEAERILEKIDILHLEFAKRAAPFNNWLDGTREDLVDMFIVHTMEEIQGLMDAHAAFKATLGEADKEYNAIVGLVREVESIVKQFQIPGGLENPYTTLTALDLTKKWSDVRQLVPQRDGTLQAELRKQQNNELLRRQFAEKANAVGPWIERQLDAVTAIGLGLQGTLEDQLHRLKEYEQAVYQYKAHLEELEKIHQAVQEGMIFENRYTQYTMETLRVGWEQLLTSINRNINEVENQILTRDSKGITQEQLNEFRSSFNHFDKNRTGRLAPDEFKSCLVSLGYSIGKDRQGDIDFQRILAIVDPNNSGYVHFDAFLDFMTRESTDTDTAEQVIDSFRILAGDKPYILPDELRRELPPDQAEYCIQRMPPYKGPNGIPGALDYRSFSTALYGESDL; encoded by the exons ATGAACGACATGGAAGCTTACGGGGACGGATACATGGAGCCGGAAGAGGAGTGGGAAAGGGAAGGTCTATTGGACCCGGCTTGGGAGAAACAACAGAAAAAG ACATTCACAGCATGGTGTAATTCGCATCTTCGTAAAGCAGGGACTGCCATCGAATCGATCGAGGAAGACTTTAGAAACGGTCTGAAGCTGATGTTGCTGCTCGAGGTGATTTCAGGCGAGACGCTACCAAGACCGGACAGGGGCAAAATGAGATTCCACAAGATCGCGAACGTGAATAAAGCTCTCGATTATATAGCCAGTAAAGGCGTGAAACTGGTATCTATTGGGGCAGAAG AAATCGTGGACGGAAATTTGAAGATGACATTGGGTATGATCTGGACGATCATTTTGAGATTCGCTATCCAAGACATCTCCGTTGAAGAGATGACCGCGAAAGAAGGTCTCCTACTCTGGTGTCAACGTAAAACTGCACCGTACAAGAATGTCAATGTACAGAACTTTCATCTATCGTTCAAGGATGGCTTGGCGTTTTGCGCTCTTATTCACCGTCATCGTCCCGACCTTATCGATTACAATAAACTAAGCAAGGATAATCCTTTAGAGAATTTGAACACTGCCTTTGATGTTGCTGAGAAGTATCTCGACATTCCTCGTATGTTAGATCCTGACG ATTTGATCAACACACCCAAGCCAGATGAGCGTGCAATCATGACGTACGTGTCCTGCTACTACCACGCGTTCCAAGGTGCTCAGCAGGTCA ATATGCGAACCACAGCAAAGCCTGACGAGAGGGCTGTGATGACCTACGTTTCCTCGTACTACCACTGTTTTAGCGGTGCGCAAAAG GCAGAAACAGCCGCGAATAGAATCTGCAAGGTTCTGAAAGTGAACCAAGAGAACGAGAGGCTGATGGAAGAGTACGAGCGCTTGGCGTCTGATTTATTGGAGTGGATACGAAGAACAATGCCCTGGCTGGCTAGCCGTCAGACCGATAATTCCCTTGCCGGGTGTCAAAAGAAACTTGAAGAGTATAGGACGTATCGCCGCAAGCACAAGCCTCCGCGGGTCGAACAGAAAGCCAAACTCGAAACGAATTTCAACACTTTGCAAACAAAGTTAAGACTGAGCAATCGGCCTGCCTACATGCCAACAGAGGGAAAAATGGTCTCCGACATTAATAAAGCATGGAAAg GTCTGGAATTGGCTGAGAAATCGTTCGAAGAATGGCTTTTGTCGGAAATGATGCGTCTCGAGCGTCTCGAGCATCTGGCTCAGAAATTCAAGCACAAAGCTGACGCTCACGAGGAATGGACAGCAGGAAAGGAAGAGATGCTTACGTCGCAGCACTTCCGACAATGTAAACTCAACGAGCTGAAGGCTTTGAAGAAAAAACACGAGGCTTTCGAGTCCGATCTTGCGGCTCATCAAGACCGTGTAGAACAGATAGCTGCTATCGCTCAAGAGCTCAA TACTTTGGAATATCACGATAGCGCGTCTGTTAATGCCAGATGTCAACGAATTTGCGATCAGTGGGATCGTTTAGGTACACTGACTCAACGCAGACGTCAGGCATTGGACGAAGCAgagcgtattcttgaaaagatTGATATCTTACATTTGGAATTTGCCAAACGAGCCGCT CCATTTAACAATTGGTTGGATGGAACCCGGGAGGATCTAGTTGACATGTTTATCGTTCATACGATGGAAGAGATTCAGGGATTGATGGATGCTCATGCCGCGTTCAAGGCAACTCTCGGGGAAGCTGATAAAGAGTACAACGCGATCGTAGGATTAGTACGCGAAGTTGAATCGATCGTGAAACAATTCCAGATCCCTGGTGGTCTTGAAAATCCGTACACCACCCTTACTGCATtg GACCTCACAAAGAAGTGGAGCGATGTCAGGCAACTCGTGCCACAACGTGACGGTACACTGCAAGCGGAACTACGCAAACAGCAGA ATAACGAATTACTTCGTCGACAATTCGCTGAGAAAGCAAATGCTGTCGGGCCATGGATAGAACGTCAGTTAGACGCAGTTACAGCCATTGGTCTTGGGCTTCAGGGTACTTTGGAAGATCAGTTACATCGTCTGAAGGAATACGAACAGGCGGTTTATCAATACAAAGCTCACCTCGAAGAATTGGAAAAGATTCACCAAGCTGTCCAAGAGGGCATGATATTCGAGAATCGATACACGCAGTATACAATGGAAACGTTACGAGTTGGTTGGGAACAACTTTTGACTTCGATAAATCGTAATATTAACGAAGTAGAAAATCAGATCCTTACTAGAGACTccaag GGTATCACGCAAGAACAATTGAATGAATTCCGCAGCAGCTTCAATCACTTCGACAAGAATCGTACGGGCAGATTAGCTCCCGACGAATTCAAGTCCTGCCTTGTTTCCTTGGGTTATTCCATTGGCAAGGACAGGCAGGGTGACATCGATTTCCAACGCATCTTAGCTATCGTCGATCCAAACAATTCTGGTTACGTACACTTTGACGCGTTCCTGGACTTCATGACTCGCGAATCAACGGACACCGACACAGCTGAGCAAGTTATCGACAGCTTCCGTATATTAGCCGGAGACAAG CCGTACATCTTGCCGGATGAATTGAGGAGAGAATTGCCACCTGACCAAGCCGAATACTGTATCCAACGAATGCCTCCTTACAAAGGACCGAACGGAATACCAGGAGCATTAGATTATCGTTCTTTCTCCACTGCTCTGTACGGTGAATCGGATTTGTAA
- the Actn gene encoding alpha actinin isoform X2: MNDMEAYGDGYMEPEEEWEREGLLDPAWEKQQKKTFTAWCNSHLRKAGTAIESIEEDFRNGLKLMLLLEVISGETLPRPDRGKMRFHKIANVNKALDYIASKGVKLVSIGAEEIVDGNLKMTLGMIWTIILRFAIQDISVEEMTAKEGLLLWCQRKTAPYKNVNVQNFHLSFKDGLAFCALIHRHRPDLIDYNKLSKDNPLENLNTAFDVAEKYLDIPRMLDPDDMRTTAKPDERAVMTYVSSYYHCFSGAQKAETAANRICKVLKVNQENERLMEEYERLASDLLEWIRRTMPWLASRQTDNSLAGCQKKLEEYRTYRRKHKPPRVEQKAKLETNFNTLQTKLRLSNRPAYMPTEGKMVSDINKAWKGLELAEKSFEEWLLSEMMRLERLEHLAQKFKHKADAHEEWTAGKEEMLTSQHFRQCKLNELKALKKKHEAFESDLAAHQDRVEQIAAIAQELNTLEYHDSASVNARCQRICDQWDRLGTLTQRRRQALDEAERILEKIDILHLEFAKRAAPFNNWLDGTREDLVDMFIVHTMEEIQGLMDAHAAFKATLGEADKEYNAIVGLVREVESIVKQFQIPGGLENPYTTLTALDLTKKWSDVRQLVPQRDGTLQAELRKQQNNELLRRQFAEKANAVGPWIERQLDAVTAIGLGLQGTLEDQLHRLKEYEQAVYQYKAHLEELEKIHQAVQEGMIFENRYTQYTMETLRVGWEQLLTSINRNINEVENQILTRDSKGITQEQLNEFRSSFNHFDKNRTGRLAPDEFKSCLVSLGYSIGKDRQGDIDFQRILAIVDPNNSGYVHFDAFLDFMTRESTDTDTAEQVIDSFRILAGDKPYILPDELRRELPPDQAEYCIQRMPPYKGPNGIPGALDYRSFSTALYGESDL; this comes from the exons ATGAACGACATGGAAGCTTACGGGGACGGATACATGGAGCCGGAAGAGGAGTGGGAAAGGGAAGGTCTATTGGACCCGGCTTGGGAGAAACAACAGAAAAAG ACATTCACAGCATGGTGTAATTCGCATCTTCGTAAAGCAGGGACTGCCATCGAATCGATCGAGGAAGACTTTAGAAACGGTCTGAAGCTGATGTTGCTGCTCGAGGTGATTTCAGGCGAGACGCTACCAAGACCGGACAGGGGCAAAATGAGATTCCACAAGATCGCGAACGTGAATAAAGCTCTCGATTATATAGCCAGTAAAGGCGTGAAACTGGTATCTATTGGGGCAGAAG AAATCGTGGACGGAAATTTGAAGATGACATTGGGTATGATCTGGACGATCATTTTGAGATTCGCTATCCAAGACATCTCCGTTGAAGAGATGACCGCGAAAGAAGGTCTCCTACTCTGGTGTCAACGTAAAACTGCACCGTACAAGAATGTCAATGTACAGAACTTTCATCTATCGTTCAAGGATGGCTTGGCGTTTTGCGCTCTTATTCACCGTCATCGTCCCGACCTTATCGATTACAATAAACTAAGCAAGGATAATCCTTTAGAGAATTTGAACACTGCCTTTGATGTTGCTGAGAAGTATCTCGACATTCCTCGTATGTTAGATCCTGACG ATATGCGAACCACAGCAAAGCCTGACGAGAGGGCTGTGATGACCTACGTTTCCTCGTACTACCACTGTTTTAGCGGTGCGCAAAAG GCAGAAACAGCCGCGAATAGAATCTGCAAGGTTCTGAAAGTGAACCAAGAGAACGAGAGGCTGATGGAAGAGTACGAGCGCTTGGCGTCTGATTTATTGGAGTGGATACGAAGAACAATGCCCTGGCTGGCTAGCCGTCAGACCGATAATTCCCTTGCCGGGTGTCAAAAGAAACTTGAAGAGTATAGGACGTATCGCCGCAAGCACAAGCCTCCGCGGGTCGAACAGAAAGCCAAACTCGAAACGAATTTCAACACTTTGCAAACAAAGTTAAGACTGAGCAATCGGCCTGCCTACATGCCAACAGAGGGAAAAATGGTCTCCGACATTAATAAAGCATGGAAAg GTCTGGAATTGGCTGAGAAATCGTTCGAAGAATGGCTTTTGTCGGAAATGATGCGTCTCGAGCGTCTCGAGCATCTGGCTCAGAAATTCAAGCACAAAGCTGACGCTCACGAGGAATGGACAGCAGGAAAGGAAGAGATGCTTACGTCGCAGCACTTCCGACAATGTAAACTCAACGAGCTGAAGGCTTTGAAGAAAAAACACGAGGCTTTCGAGTCCGATCTTGCGGCTCATCAAGACCGTGTAGAACAGATAGCTGCTATCGCTCAAGAGCTCAA TACTTTGGAATATCACGATAGCGCGTCTGTTAATGCCAGATGTCAACGAATTTGCGATCAGTGGGATCGTTTAGGTACACTGACTCAACGCAGACGTCAGGCATTGGACGAAGCAgagcgtattcttgaaaagatTGATATCTTACATTTGGAATTTGCCAAACGAGCCGCT CCATTTAACAATTGGTTGGATGGAACCCGGGAGGATCTAGTTGACATGTTTATCGTTCATACGATGGAAGAGATTCAGGGATTGATGGATGCTCATGCCGCGTTCAAGGCAACTCTCGGGGAAGCTGATAAAGAGTACAACGCGATCGTAGGATTAGTACGCGAAGTTGAATCGATCGTGAAACAATTCCAGATCCCTGGTGGTCTTGAAAATCCGTACACCACCCTTACTGCATtg GACCTCACAAAGAAGTGGAGCGATGTCAGGCAACTCGTGCCACAACGTGACGGTACACTGCAAGCGGAACTACGCAAACAGCAGA ATAACGAATTACTTCGTCGACAATTCGCTGAGAAAGCAAATGCTGTCGGGCCATGGATAGAACGTCAGTTAGACGCAGTTACAGCCATTGGTCTTGGGCTTCAGGGTACTTTGGAAGATCAGTTACATCGTCTGAAGGAATACGAACAGGCGGTTTATCAATACAAAGCTCACCTCGAAGAATTGGAAAAGATTCACCAAGCTGTCCAAGAGGGCATGATATTCGAGAATCGATACACGCAGTATACAATGGAAACGTTACGAGTTGGTTGGGAACAACTTTTGACTTCGATAAATCGTAATATTAACGAAGTAGAAAATCAGATCCTTACTAGAGACTccaag GGTATCACGCAAGAACAATTGAATGAATTCCGCAGCAGCTTCAATCACTTCGACAAGAATCGTACGGGCAGATTAGCTCCCGACGAATTCAAGTCCTGCCTTGTTTCCTTGGGTTATTCCATTGGCAAGGACAGGCAGGGTGACATCGATTTCCAACGCATCTTAGCTATCGTCGATCCAAACAATTCTGGTTACGTACACTTTGACGCGTTCCTGGACTTCATGACTCGCGAATCAACGGACACCGACACAGCTGAGCAAGTTATCGACAGCTTCCGTATATTAGCCGGAGACAAG CCGTACATCTTGCCGGATGAATTGAGGAGAGAATTGCCACCTGACCAAGCCGAATACTGTATCCAACGAATGCCTCCTTACAAAGGACCGAACGGAATACCAGGAGCATTAGATTATCGTTCTTTCTCCACTGCTCTGTACGGTGAATCGGATTTGTAA
- the Actn gene encoding alpha actinin isoform X1: protein MNDMEAYGDGYMEPEEEWEREGLLDPAWEKQQKKTFTAWCNSHLRKAGTAIESIEEDFRNGLKLMLLLEVISGETLPRPDRGKMRFHKIANVNKALDYIASKGVKLVSIGAEEIVDGNLKMTLGMIWTIILRFAIQDISVEEMTAKEGLLLWCQRKTAPYKNVNVQNFHLSFKDGLAFCALIHRHRPDLIDYNKLSKDNPLENLNTAFDVAEKYLDIPRMLDPDDLINTPKPDERAIMTYVSCYYHAFQGAQQAETAANRICKVLKVNQENERLMEEYERLASDLLEWIRRTMPWLASRQTDNSLAGCQKKLEEYRTYRRKHKPPRVEQKAKLETNFNTLQTKLRLSNRPAYMPTEGKMVSDINKAWKGLELAEKSFEEWLLSEMMRLERLEHLAQKFKHKADAHEEWTAGKEEMLTSQHFRQCKLNELKALKKKHEAFESDLAAHQDRVEQIAAIAQELNTLEYHDSASVNARCQRICDQWDRLGTLTQRRRQALDEAERILEKIDILHLEFAKRAAPFNNWLDGTREDLVDMFIVHTMEEIQGLMDAHAAFKATLGEADKEYNAIVGLVREVESIVKQFQIPGGLENPYTTLTALDLTKKWSDVRQLVPQRDGTLQAELRKQQNNELLRRQFAEKANAVGPWIERQLDAVTAIGLGLQGTLEDQLHRLKEYEQAVYQYKAHLEELEKIHQAVQEGMIFENRYTQYTMETLRVGWEQLLTSINRNINEVENQILTRDSKGITQEQLNEFRSSFNHFDKNRTGRLAPDEFKSCLVSLGYSIGKDRQGDIDFQRILAIVDPNNSGYVHFDAFLDFMTRESTDTDTAEQVIDSFRILAGDKPYILPDELRRELPPDQAEYCIQRMPPYKGPNGIPGALDYRSFSTALYGESDL from the exons ATGAACGACATGGAAGCTTACGGGGACGGATACATGGAGCCGGAAGAGGAGTGGGAAAGGGAAGGTCTATTGGACCCGGCTTGGGAGAAACAACAGAAAAAG ACATTCACAGCATGGTGTAATTCGCATCTTCGTAAAGCAGGGACTGCCATCGAATCGATCGAGGAAGACTTTAGAAACGGTCTGAAGCTGATGTTGCTGCTCGAGGTGATTTCAGGCGAGACGCTACCAAGACCGGACAGGGGCAAAATGAGATTCCACAAGATCGCGAACGTGAATAAAGCTCTCGATTATATAGCCAGTAAAGGCGTGAAACTGGTATCTATTGGGGCAGAAG AAATCGTGGACGGAAATTTGAAGATGACATTGGGTATGATCTGGACGATCATTTTGAGATTCGCTATCCAAGACATCTCCGTTGAAGAGATGACCGCGAAAGAAGGTCTCCTACTCTGGTGTCAACGTAAAACTGCACCGTACAAGAATGTCAATGTACAGAACTTTCATCTATCGTTCAAGGATGGCTTGGCGTTTTGCGCTCTTATTCACCGTCATCGTCCCGACCTTATCGATTACAATAAACTAAGCAAGGATAATCCTTTAGAGAATTTGAACACTGCCTTTGATGTTGCTGAGAAGTATCTCGACATTCCTCGTATGTTAGATCCTGACG ATTTGATCAACACACCCAAGCCAGATGAGCGTGCAATCATGACGTACGTGTCCTGCTACTACCACGCGTTCCAAGGTGCTCAGCAG GCAGAAACAGCCGCGAATAGAATCTGCAAGGTTCTGAAAGTGAACCAAGAGAACGAGAGGCTGATGGAAGAGTACGAGCGCTTGGCGTCTGATTTATTGGAGTGGATACGAAGAACAATGCCCTGGCTGGCTAGCCGTCAGACCGATAATTCCCTTGCCGGGTGTCAAAAGAAACTTGAAGAGTATAGGACGTATCGCCGCAAGCACAAGCCTCCGCGGGTCGAACAGAAAGCCAAACTCGAAACGAATTTCAACACTTTGCAAACAAAGTTAAGACTGAGCAATCGGCCTGCCTACATGCCAACAGAGGGAAAAATGGTCTCCGACATTAATAAAGCATGGAAAg GTCTGGAATTGGCTGAGAAATCGTTCGAAGAATGGCTTTTGTCGGAAATGATGCGTCTCGAGCGTCTCGAGCATCTGGCTCAGAAATTCAAGCACAAAGCTGACGCTCACGAGGAATGGACAGCAGGAAAGGAAGAGATGCTTACGTCGCAGCACTTCCGACAATGTAAACTCAACGAGCTGAAGGCTTTGAAGAAAAAACACGAGGCTTTCGAGTCCGATCTTGCGGCTCATCAAGACCGTGTAGAACAGATAGCTGCTATCGCTCAAGAGCTCAA TACTTTGGAATATCACGATAGCGCGTCTGTTAATGCCAGATGTCAACGAATTTGCGATCAGTGGGATCGTTTAGGTACACTGACTCAACGCAGACGTCAGGCATTGGACGAAGCAgagcgtattcttgaaaagatTGATATCTTACATTTGGAATTTGCCAAACGAGCCGCT CCATTTAACAATTGGTTGGATGGAACCCGGGAGGATCTAGTTGACATGTTTATCGTTCATACGATGGAAGAGATTCAGGGATTGATGGATGCTCATGCCGCGTTCAAGGCAACTCTCGGGGAAGCTGATAAAGAGTACAACGCGATCGTAGGATTAGTACGCGAAGTTGAATCGATCGTGAAACAATTCCAGATCCCTGGTGGTCTTGAAAATCCGTACACCACCCTTACTGCATtg GACCTCACAAAGAAGTGGAGCGATGTCAGGCAACTCGTGCCACAACGTGACGGTACACTGCAAGCGGAACTACGCAAACAGCAGA ATAACGAATTACTTCGTCGACAATTCGCTGAGAAAGCAAATGCTGTCGGGCCATGGATAGAACGTCAGTTAGACGCAGTTACAGCCATTGGTCTTGGGCTTCAGGGTACTTTGGAAGATCAGTTACATCGTCTGAAGGAATACGAACAGGCGGTTTATCAATACAAAGCTCACCTCGAAGAATTGGAAAAGATTCACCAAGCTGTCCAAGAGGGCATGATATTCGAGAATCGATACACGCAGTATACAATGGAAACGTTACGAGTTGGTTGGGAACAACTTTTGACTTCGATAAATCGTAATATTAACGAAGTAGAAAATCAGATCCTTACTAGAGACTccaag GGTATCACGCAAGAACAATTGAATGAATTCCGCAGCAGCTTCAATCACTTCGACAAGAATCGTACGGGCAGATTAGCTCCCGACGAATTCAAGTCCTGCCTTGTTTCCTTGGGTTATTCCATTGGCAAGGACAGGCAGGGTGACATCGATTTCCAACGCATCTTAGCTATCGTCGATCCAAACAATTCTGGTTACGTACACTTTGACGCGTTCCTGGACTTCATGACTCGCGAATCAACGGACACCGACACAGCTGAGCAAGTTATCGACAGCTTCCGTATATTAGCCGGAGACAAG CCGTACATCTTGCCGGATGAATTGAGGAGAGAATTGCCACCTGACCAAGCCGAATACTGTATCCAACGAATGCCTCCTTACAAAGGACCGAACGGAATACCAGGAGCATTAGATTATCGTTCTTTCTCCACTGCTCTGTACGGTGAATCGGATTTGTAA
- the LOC143306007 gene encoding uncharacterized protein LOC143306007, giving the protein MENRRKDELNLIAEKVDSYYTEDNLADDEEENPSFASKKRIDRQDSTVVTLRPTTMRGIPLLRLLHSQVPRGFYVTKSELELNNSEKMENDTSFTVDTTIALTENPTTVIVESETSSYKTTNSNENISTIPSTNFQTFPSTLTEIETTTIAPSILSTDSTPPESSSASYVESTTINSTSFDYSTVTEALFSTKIQSDSSTNAIATGSFETVPETVADVQLENATDSISLTTTILPSITVTERRFNRRREKFGNEFGQRSSARRRVQGERVKPTMEDDLPVKRTEETVTPRRRVTVYRGRHRRPVSTGPPHLDDQKHSKVIVEPIGEGSEGIEETALSTKENNSTGKEDEGGRNEAEVNSSKNTSAHSPGSLLATRLRRPAAFASTSQQSKSSNTFTNHQKNRTTDEGQSLDSVKNDAADKTTDTPKLEKDIDQSSRAQEIAVTLADPPPSPSTTGRPALRNAFRRKISTTIAPRKDPTTTTTTTTTSRSTFRFTPVVRDRQKPRTRDKPVQNATTRPRRPQVIDYDYYEDEEESVIGKSTLNGKLFLTSKGSIRCLDQGNFPHPYSCRKFITCARMVNGLVVGAEYTCPDKLSFDPVGGICNWSAGLGCKE; this is encoded by the exons ATGGAAAATAGGAGGAAAGACGAATTGAATTTGATCGCGGAGAAAGTCGACTCGTATTACACCGAAGATAATCTCGCGGACGACGAAGAGGAAAACCCTTCGTTCGCCAGCAAGAAGAGGATCGATCGACAAGATTCGACGGTTGTTACTCTGAGACCCACCACCATGCGTGGTATTCCGTTGCTTCGTTTGCTCCATAGCCAAGTTCCTCGAGGTTTCTACGTGACCAAAAGCGAACTCGAACTGAACAACTCCGAGAAAATGGAGAACGATACGTCGTTCACCGTCGACACGACGATTGCTCTAACGGAAAATCCGACTACCGTGATCGTTGAGAGTGAAACAAGTTCTTATAAAACGACGAACAGCAATGAAAACATAAGTACCATTCCttcgacgaattttcaaacGTTTCCATCGACTTTAACGGAGATTGAAACTACTACTATCGCGCCTTCGATCCTTTCAACCGATTCAACGCCTCCTGAATCTTCCTCCGCGTCCTACGTCGAGTCGACTACTATAAATTCCACTTCTTTCGATTATTCTACCGTGACCGAGGCTCTCTTCTCCACGAAGATACAATCTGATTCTTCGACGAACGCGATCGCAACGGGTTCGTTCGAAACGGTACCGGAAACTGTTGCCGACGTTCAGTTGGAGAACGCTACCGACTCGATCTCTTTGACGACAACGATCCTTCCTTCAATCACCGTCACCGAGAGACGATTTAATCGTCGCCGGGAAAAATTCGGCAACGAATTCGGTCAAAGGTCCTCGGCGCGTAGGCGTGTTCAAGGTGAACGCGTTAAACCGACAATGGAGGATGATCTTCCGGTGAAACGAACGGAGGAGACGGTGACTCCTCGACGTCGGGTTACCGTTTACAGAGGACGACATCGCAGACCCGTTTCAACTGGCCCTCCTCATCTCGACGATCAGAAACATTCGAAAGTAATCGTAGAACCGATCGGCGAAGGGAGCGAAGGGATCGAGGAGACTGCTTTATCGACGAAAGAGAATAATTCAACGGGGAAGGAGGACGAAGGTGGTCGGAACGAAGCCGAG GTGAACTCCTCGAAGAATACGTCTGCTCATTCACCAGGAAGTTTGTTAGCAACCAGGTTAAGAAGACCCGCTGCATTCGCTTCGACATCGCAACAAAGCAAATCTTCGAACACTTTCACAAATCACCAAAAGAATCGTACAACCGACGAAGGCCAATCTCTCGATAGCGTAAAAAATG ATGCTGCGGATAAAACGACAGATACACCGAAACTAGAAAAAGATATCGATCAAAGTAGTCGAGCACAAGAGATCGCCGTGACTTTGGCGGATCCACCACCTTCTCCATCAACCACCG GTCGACCAGCATTAAGGAACGCCTTCAGGCGGAAGATAAGCACTACGATAGCTCCTAGAAAAGACCCaacaacaacgacgacgacgacgacgacgagtagAAGCACCTTCAGATTTACTCCAGTTGTCAGAGATCGACAGAAGCCAAGGACAAGGGATAAACCTGTACAGAACGCGACTACGAGACCGAGACGACCCCAGGTTATCGACTACGATTATTACGAGGACGAGGAGGAATCCGTGATCGGGAAATCCACCCTAAACGGGAAGCTCTTCCTCACGAGCAAAGGTAGCATTCGATGCTTGGATCAAGGCAACTTTCCGCATCCGTACTCCTGCCGGAAGTTCATAACTTGCGCTAGAATGGTGAACGGTCTGGTAGTCGGGGCCGAGTACACGTGCCCTGACAAATTATCCTTCGATCCTGTCGGTGGTATTTGCAATTGGTCCGCTGGACTTGGCTGCAAGGAATAA